A single genomic interval of Arachis duranensis cultivar V14167 chromosome 7, aradu.V14167.gnm2.J7QH, whole genome shotgun sequence harbors:
- the LOC110273603 gene encoding uncharacterized protein LOC110273603 — protein MGVLEKVPPYRAFVKIMLLSEKKTLKGDGTVVFTKEAMPKEVYVAEKLKEEKAQEEIERTLLHAPLVAQEHEVPHLQKPQKETKDEHHSQFLEVSKKLQINIPFAEVSEQRPLSAALLKGLLSEKNTLKGDETKVLTKECSALIQNKLPRKMLDLGSFQILCTIENIAFDKVLCDLGSSINLMSLSIMKKMGIQEA, from the coding sequence ATGGGGGTGTTGGAGAAGGTGCCTCCCTATAGGGCCTTCGTAAAAATCATGTTGCTCTCTGAGAAGAAGACCTTGAAAGGAGATGGAACTGTGGTCTTTACCAAGGAGGCCATGCCTAAGGAGGTGTATGTTGCTGAGAAATTGAAGGAAGAAAAGGCTCAAGAAGAGATTGAAAGGACATTGTTACATGCCCCATTGGTGGCACAGGAGCATGAAGTACCACACCTTCAGAAGCcccaaaaggagaccaaggatgAGCACCACTCACAGTTCTTGGAAGTCTCTAAGAAgctacaaatcaatattccttttgctgaggtttcAGAGCAAAGACCTCTCTCTGCTGCACTTTTGAAGGGCTTACTCTCTGAAAAGAATACCTTAAAGGGAGATGAAACAAAGGTCCTGACTAAGGAGTGCAGTGCACTAATTCAGAATAAGTTGCCAAGGAAGATGCTAGACCTCGGGAGCTTTCAGATTTTATGTACTATTGAAAATATTGCTTTTGACAAAGTCCTGTGTGATCTTGGCTCAAGTATAAATCTGATGTCTTTGTCTATAATGAAAAAGATGGGAATCCAAGAAGCATAA
- the LOC107459253 gene encoding AT-hook motif nuclear-localized protein 28, which translates to MFSKLHQQPQQQQQQQHAFQLSRECQTSEDDDSRNSGGPTLGPAQKPNATDDATIEVIRRPRGRPPGSKNKPKPPLVITQEPEPAMSPYILEIPSGNDVVESIASFTRRKNSGLCILSGSGTVSNVTLRQPSNAASPGATVTFHGRFEILSISATFVPHAPPPPVPSSFSISLAGPQGQIVGGLVAGKLIAAGMVYVVAASFSKAAYHRLQSSEEEVAGGGGGGEVQSPPVSAATESGSGGGGGGGHVAIGDQSCGVGIMYSGHLPSDVIWAPTARPPF; encoded by the coding sequence ATGTTCTCGAAGCTTCATCAACAACCgcaacagcaacagcaacagCAGCACGCCTTCCAACTCTCCCGAGAATGCCAAACCTCAGAAGACGATGACAGCAGGAACAGCGGTGGGCCCACTCTCGGCCCGGCCCAAAAGCCAAACGCAACAGACGACGCCACTATCGAAGTCATTAGGCGTCCCAGGGGCCGTCCACCTGGCTCCAAAAACAAGCCCAAGCCTCCTCTCGTAATAACACAGGAGCCCGAGCCCGCCATGAGCCCATACATTCTCGAAATCCCCAGTGGAAACGACGTCGTTGAATCTATAGCTAGCTTCACACGACGCAAGAACTCAGGCCTCTGCATCCTCTCCGGTTCTGGAACCGTTTCCAACGTCACTCTCCGTCAACCATCCAACGCCGCCTCCCCCGGCGCCACTGTTACGTTCCACGGCCGCTTCGAAATACTCTCGATCTCCGCTACTTTTGTCCCTCACGCGCCGCCGCCGCCGGTTCCAAGTTCGTTCTCCATCTCTCTAGCCGGACCTCAGGGCCAGATCGTCGGCGGACTCGTCGCCGGCAAGCTGATCGCCGCCGGGATGGTGTACGTGGTTGCGGCGTCGTTCAGCAAAGCGGCGTACCACAGGCTGCAATCGTCGGAGGAAGAGGTCGCTGGTGGAGGTGGAGGAGGAGAGGTGCAGTCACCGCCGGTTTCTGCTGCGACGGAGAGCGGGAGTGGTGGCGGCGGCGGAGGGGGACACGTGGCGATTGGAGATCAGTCCTGTGGAGTTGGAATCATGTACAGCGGTCACCTTCCTTCCGATGTGATTTGGGCTCCAACGGCAAGACCACCATTTTGA